Proteins encoded in a region of the Gemmatimonadota bacterium genome:
- a CDS encoding glycosyltransferase translates to MSGLPATARIGFDAVRALRNSTGLGNYARHLLRGLHDAAPQLALHLYAPRPARPPFAGLSAELGATLHLPPAPWQPIGLRAIWRTTRLGRTAARDGIALYHGLTHEIPRDLPATGVPSVVTIHDLLFHTHPELFSAIDRRSYAWRYRWSIEHATALLAVSTHTRDELQQLLGVPKRGSRWSRRPVTPLRRACLGRRSSRDARAPRRADRVSDRGRHLRAPEEPAARAASPRGIADGRPAAGAGGSRRWQRVRPPRGGAHARGGESGAIPHRRHRG, encoded by the coding sequence TTGTCCGGTCTCCCGGCGACGGCGCGCATCGGCTTCGACGCGGTTCGCGCGCTCCGGAACAGCACCGGACTCGGCAACTACGCCCGTCACCTGCTCCGCGGCCTGCACGACGCGGCACCCCAGCTGGCGCTGCACCTCTACGCCCCGCGTCCGGCACGGCCCCCATTCGCGGGACTGTCCGCCGAACTGGGCGCCACGCTCCACCTGCCGCCGGCGCCGTGGCAGCCGATCGGGTTGCGGGCGATCTGGCGAACCACGCGCCTCGGACGGACGGCGGCGCGGGATGGTATCGCGCTCTACCACGGCCTGACCCACGAGATCCCGCGCGACCTTCCCGCGACCGGCGTCCCGTCCGTCGTCACGATCCACGACCTGCTCTTCCACACGCACCCCGAGCTCTTTTCCGCGATTGATCGGCGCAGCTATGCCTGGCGCTATCGCTGGAGCATCGAACACGCGACGGCACTGCTGGCCGTCTCGACCCACACGCGGGATGAGCTCCAGCAACTGCTCGGCGTCCCCAAGCGCGGATCGCGGTGGTCCCGCCGGCCCGTGACCCCGCTTCGCCGTGCGTGCCTCGGACGCCGATCGAGCCGCGACGCGCGCGCGCCACGGCGTGCCGACAGAGTATCTGATCGCGGTCGGCACCTTCGAGCCCCGGAAGAACCAGCGGCTCGCGCTGCAAGCCCTCGCGGCATTGCCGACGGACGCCCCGCCGCTGGTGCTGGTGGGTCGCGACGGTGGCAGCGAGTCCGCCCTCCGCGAGGAGGCGCGCACGCTCGGGGTGGCGAGTCGGGTGCGATTCCTCACCGACGTCACCGCGGATGA
- a CDS encoding ABC transporter permease has translation MKLLWREALLAFQRTRTLSVLSITTIAFALFVTGLFGLVALNLRSALRNVAERVEVVAFVYRGTPSQQLTVASSDIAAFPEVLEVRYVSEEEALSAARRDLVEFQEAYQDLEINPLPPSLEIRLRPEFRDAEHAGEVAERLRGFEFVEDVRYGRDWVERLDALRQIAAFVGLAIGLAFALVSIVIIGVTIRMTVLHRAREIRIMRLVGATDWFIRGPFLLEGIIKGLVGGIIASILCGAVFGAFAAGQFGLGMGLTFFGPLDVVLLLLFGMLLGLTGSLVSVGRHLKKV, from the coding sequence ATGAAGCTGCTCTGGCGCGAAGCGCTGCTGGCCTTCCAGCGGACCCGCACCCTCTCGGTGCTGTCCATCACCACCATTGCCTTTGCCCTCTTCGTCACCGGCCTCTTCGGCCTCGTGGCCCTGAACCTCCGGTCGGCGCTGCGCAACGTCGCCGAACGCGTCGAGGTGGTCGCGTTCGTCTATCGCGGCACGCCGTCGCAGCAGCTGACGGTGGCCAGTTCCGACATCGCCGCGTTCCCCGAGGTCCTCGAGGTCCGCTACGTCTCCGAGGAGGAGGCCCTCAGCGCCGCCCGGCGTGACCTGGTCGAGTTCCAGGAGGCCTATCAGGACCTCGAGATCAACCCGCTCCCGCCCTCGCTCGAAATCCGACTCCGACCCGAGTTCCGCGATGCGGAGCACGCAGGCGAGGTGGCCGAGCGGCTGCGCGGCTTCGAGTTCGTCGAGGACGTGCGCTATGGTCGCGACTGGGTCGAACGCCTCGACGCCCTGCGCCAAATCGCGGCCTTCGTCGGCCTCGCGATCGGGCTGGCCTTCGCGCTCGTGAGCATCGTGATCATCGGCGTCACCATCCGGATGACGGTGCTCCACCGTGCCCGCGAGATCCGGATCATGCGGCTCGTCGGTGCCACCGACTGGTTCATCCGCGGCCCCTTCCTGCTCGAGGGGATCATCAAGGGTCTCGTCGGCGGGATCATCGCCTCCATCCTCTGTGGGGCGGTCTTCGGCGCCTTCGCAGCGGGCCAGTTCGGCCTCGGCATGGGCCTGACCTTCTTCGGCCCGCTCGACGTGGTGCTCCTCCTGCTCTTCGGGATGCTGCTCGGGCTCACGGGCTCGCTCGTGAGCGTGGGTCGGCACCTGAAGAAGGTGTGA
- a CDS encoding carbohydrate kinase family protein, producing MPRVGVLGSLVWDEIHGRDPLAAPVEEWGGIAYALAAMDAALPADWEMVPLIKVGADLAPKAAEFYRSLQRLAPGTRPIEVPVPNNRVTLRYESTDRRCEQMAGGVPGWTWPELGPMVADLDALYVNFISGFECCLFTAQQLGHGFTGPIYADLHSLFLAKGSDGMRSLQPLPDAAAWLGCFDCVQLNEDEMLQLAADPLVVSAEALRAGVSLLTVTVGPRGAIYVARPGFDRLADLGNASLAAAGGAVRTALLAPPAVDAIDPTGCGDVFGATCFAHLLAGDDVAGAVTAANRAAARNAAFRGATFLARQLRGDLVLA from the coding sequence ATGCCACGCGTCGGTGTGCTCGGTTCCCTCGTCTGGGACGAGATCCACGGCCGAGACCCACTCGCCGCGCCAGTCGAGGAGTGGGGCGGGATCGCCTACGCGCTGGCTGCGATGGACGCCGCGCTCCCGGCGGACTGGGAGATGGTGCCGCTCATCAAGGTGGGTGCCGATCTCGCACCGAAGGCTGCCGAGTTCTACCGCTCGCTGCAGCGGCTCGCCCCCGGCACGCGTCCGATTGAGGTGCCGGTGCCGAACAATCGCGTCACCCTGCGCTACGAGTCGACCGACCGACGCTGCGAGCAGATGGCCGGCGGCGTCCCCGGTTGGACCTGGCCCGAGCTCGGCCCGATGGTCGCCGACCTCGACGCGCTGTACGTCAACTTCATTTCCGGATTCGAGTGCTGCCTCTTCACGGCGCAACAACTGGGGCACGGCTTCACGGGGCCCATCTACGCAGACCTGCACTCGCTCTTTCTTGCCAAGGGCAGTGACGGCATGCGCTCGCTGCAACCGTTGCCCGATGCCGCGGCGTGGCTGGGCTGTTTCGATTGCGTGCAGCTCAATGAGGATGAGATGCTGCAGCTCGCCGCCGATCCGCTGGTCGTGTCGGCCGAGGCGCTGCGTGCGGGCGTGTCGCTGCTGACGGTCACGGTCGGCCCGCGTGGTGCGATCTACGTGGCGCGGCCGGGGTTCGATCGGCTCGCCGACCTCGGCAACGCGTCGCTTGCTGCGGCCGGCGGTGCCGTGCGCACGGCGCTGCTCGCCCCGCCAGCGGTCGATGCCATCGACCCGACCGGATGCGGCGATGTGTTCGGTGCGACCTGCTTCGCCCATCTCCTGGCCGGCGACGATGTTGCCGGCGCGGTGACGGCAGCCAATCGCGCTGCTGCGCGCAACGCCGCCTTCCGCGGCGCCACCTTCCTGGCCCGCCAGCTGCGCGGCGACCTGGTGCTCGCCTGA
- a CDS encoding deoxyribonuclease IV yields MRKISDTEPRTEGMVAEAVGRPGELLGAHVSTQGGPATAPGRGAAIGATALQLFTKTPNMWREPVVTPEIAAAFQRARAEHPVGAIVSHDSYLINLASPDPDLRAKSLAAFSGELTRSQALGLEGIVSHPGNYIDDHDAGLERNAAAITEALRAVPGEVMVFLETTAGTGTVLGRSFEELRDIRALIGSDVRDRVAFCADTCHLYSAGYDLVNDFDGVWAAWDRIIGLAHLRCLHLNDSKNPFASKKDRHELIGDGSLGTEPFRRIMTDRRFVAIPKLLETPKGDDDEVTNDRRMLGLLRSFREPN; encoded by the coding sequence ATGCGCAAGATATCCGACACGGAACCTCGTACCGAAGGGATGGTGGCCGAGGCCGTGGGCCGCCCAGGGGAATTGCTGGGCGCCCACGTCTCGACCCAAGGCGGCCCAGCCACTGCCCCGGGCCGCGGGGCGGCGATCGGGGCCACGGCACTCCAGCTCTTCACCAAGACCCCGAACATGTGGCGGGAACCTGTGGTGACGCCGGAGATTGCCGCCGCGTTCCAGCGTGCGAGGGCTGAGCATCCTGTCGGGGCGATCGTTTCGCACGATTCGTACCTGATCAACCTCGCCTCCCCAGACCCCGACCTCCGGGCCAAGTCCCTGGCGGCGTTTTCCGGTGAACTGACGCGTTCCCAAGCACTTGGCCTTGAGGGGATCGTCTCCCACCCGGGGAACTACATCGACGACCACGACGCCGGACTGGAGCGGAATGCGGCAGCGATCACGGAAGCCCTCCGTGCCGTCCCCGGCGAGGTCATGGTCTTCCTGGAGACCACGGCCGGCACCGGGACGGTATTGGGACGGTCATTCGAGGAGCTGAGGGACATTCGGGCTTTGATCGGGTCGGATGTCCGCGATCGCGTCGCCTTCTGCGCCGACACCTGCCACCTGTACAGCGCCGGGTACGACCTGGTGAACGACTTCGACGGGGTCTGGGCGGCCTGGGACCGGATCATCGGCCTGGCACACCTCCGCTGCCTGCACCTGAACGACTCGAAGAATCCCTTCGCCTCGAAGAAGGACCGGCACGAACTGATTGGCGACGGCTCGCTCGGCACCGAGCCCTTCCGGCGAATCATGACGGACCGCCGCTTCGTGGCGATCCCCAAGCTGCTGGAGACACCCAAGGGCGATGACGACGAGGTCACCAACGATCGCCGCATGCTGGGGCTGCTCCGTTCCTTCCGGGAACCGAATTGA
- a CDS encoding ROK family protein, which produces MKWVLGIDIGGTNLVVGAVAADGSRVIGDHARPTDPSRGPDAIVQDLTEMGRQTFAALEAAVPGAEVLGIGVGAPGPLDTRAGVVLLTPNLGWVNMPLRARLAEGLGLVTALDNDANCAVLGEAWVGAARGGTHVIGMTIGTGIGGGIVLNGKLHHGASDCAGEIGHVTIDLDGRRCGCGNYGCLEAYASGPAIARRAVEQVESGSESILSELVGGDLSKVTAATVYEAAKQGDAVADEVVRTTARYLGTGVANLLNIFNPDLVVIVGGVTQAGENLFEPLRREVARRAFKPAVQACRIVPGELGGLAGVYGAARAFLNQREQGLL; this is translated from the coding sequence GTGAAGTGGGTTCTCGGCATTGACATTGGTGGCACCAATCTCGTCGTCGGGGCCGTCGCCGCCGATGGCTCGCGAGTCATCGGCGACCACGCGCGGCCGACCGATCCGAGTCGGGGCCCGGACGCGATCGTCCAGGATCTGACCGAAATGGGACGCCAGACCTTTGCCGCGCTCGAGGCCGCCGTGCCCGGCGCCGAGGTGCTCGGCATCGGCGTCGGTGCCCCCGGACCACTCGACACGCGCGCCGGCGTGGTCCTGCTCACGCCAAACCTCGGCTGGGTGAACATGCCGCTGCGGGCCAGGCTGGCCGAGGGGCTGGGCCTCGTCACCGCGCTCGACAACGACGCCAACTGTGCCGTCCTCGGCGAAGCGTGGGTCGGCGCGGCGCGCGGCGGCACGCACGTGATCGGCATGACCATCGGGACGGGGATCGGCGGCGGGATCGTCCTCAACGGCAAGCTCCATCACGGCGCGTCCGATTGCGCGGGCGAGATCGGCCACGTGACCATCGACCTCGACGGCCGACGCTGCGGCTGCGGCAACTACGGCTGCCTCGAGGCGTATGCCTCGGGTCCGGCGATTGCCCGCCGAGCCGTCGAGCAGGTCGAATCGGGTTCCGAGAGCATCCTCTCCGAGTTGGTCGGGGGCGACCTGAGCAAGGTCACTGCCGCCACGGTGTACGAGGCGGCGAAGCAGGGCGATGCCGTCGCCGACGAGGTCGTCCGCACCACGGCACGCTATCTCGGGACCGGCGTGGCCAACCTGCTGAACATCTTCAATCCCGACCTGGTCGTGATCGTCGGCGGCGTCACCCAGGCCGGCGAGAATCTCTTCGAGCCGCTCCGCCGCGAGGTGGCGCGCCGCGCCTTCAAGCCGGCGGTCCAGGCCTGCCGAATCGTCCCGGGTGAACTGGGCGGGTTGGCCGGGGTCTATGGTGCCGCGCGCGCCTTCCTGAACCAGCGCGAGCAGGGACTGCTCTGA
- a CDS encoding PLP-dependent transferase: MTTPRLGPSTIAIHGGKPHRGADWTPAVTPIYQSATFRNPLGSDAEVLYTRYGNNPNQLELAARYAALEGAEDALFLASGMAATALAHLAVLRPGDHLLASRWIYGGTRVLYDTEFARLGIEVTYIDPDKPREWRKAIRPTTRAIFVEALTNPLMRVVDVPAIAKITSEHGLALLVDATFCSPVMFRPLEHGADIVITSATKYLNGHSDIIAGAIAGTSAVIEEVTRLMRLWGPAIDPHAAWLTERGLKTLGLRIERHHTNALAVAQWAAGRPEFSAVHHPGLVTHPDHELATRLFQGYGGMVGLVLEGGTAATQRFLSHLRLVTHAPSLAGVESLVSEPRLTSHKALGAEERAALGIPDGFLRLSCGCEDTDDLLADLAGAL; this comes from the coding sequence ATGACCACGCCACGCTTGGGGCCGTCCACGATCGCGATCCACGGGGGCAAGCCGCATCGCGGTGCCGACTGGACCCCGGCCGTGACGCCGATCTATCAGAGCGCCACCTTTCGCAATCCGCTCGGCAGCGACGCGGAGGTGCTCTACACGCGCTACGGCAACAACCCCAATCAGCTCGAACTGGCCGCGCGGTACGCCGCCCTGGAAGGCGCCGAGGATGCGCTCTTCCTGGCCAGCGGCATGGCGGCGACGGCCTTGGCCCACCTCGCCGTCCTGCGCCCCGGCGACCACCTCCTCGCCTCGCGCTGGATCTACGGCGGCACCCGGGTCCTGTACGACACCGAGTTCGCCCGCCTCGGCATCGAGGTGACCTACATCGATCCCGACAAGCCGCGCGAATGGCGCAAGGCGATCCGCCCCACGACTCGCGCGATCTTCGTCGAGGCGCTGACCAATCCGCTGATGCGCGTCGTCGACGTCCCGGCGATCGCCAAGATCACCAGCGAACACGGCCTCGCGTTGCTCGTCGACGCGACCTTCTGCTCGCCGGTCATGTTCCGGCCGCTGGAGCACGGCGCCGACATCGTGATCACCAGCGCCACCAAGTACCTCAATGGCCACAGCGACATCATTGCGGGCGCGATCGCCGGCACGTCGGCCGTGATCGAAGAGGTTACCCGGTTGATGCGGTTGTGGGGACCGGCGATCGACCCGCACGCGGCCTGGCTGACGGAGCGCGGACTCAAGACGCTCGGGCTCCGCATCGAGCGCCACCACACCAACGCGCTGGCGGTGGCCCAGTGGGCCGCCGGCAGGCCGGAGTTCAGCGCGGTGCACCACCCCGGGCTGGTGACGCACCCCGACCATGAGCTCGCGACGCGGCTCTTTCAGGGGTACGGCGGCATGGTCGGGCTGGTGCTCGAGGGCGGCACGGCGGCCACGCAACGATTCCTCTCCCATCTCCGCCTGGTCACGCACGCCCCGTCATTGGCGGGCGTCGAATCGCTCGTCTCCGAACCGCGCCTCACCTCCCACAAGGCCCTTGGTGCCGAAGAGCGCGCCGCGCTGGGCATTCCGGATGGCTTCCTGCGCCTCTCCTGCGGCTGCGAGGACACCGATGATCTACTGGCCGACCTTGCCGGCGCCCTGTAG
- a CDS encoding diguanylate cyclase: MPQLLAGVARSTGPRPLVVLVGSPDERPIGLEGELVRAGFQVAEAADVRALPEDRPALVLATCRSLALGGREMIDALGSARRSGAQIICLISSDDPTDLVRAAEAGADEAILLPLEGRQLVARLRARLVAPRGSESQGRGHDLRLFELLQLVATELYREDMLHALVHGLARSLDLASVSCLLHHPEAAGGRLIAATDLPKLRDADVELEKWPEAVAAAASGLTCYLRDVRESPLFRSTPRPGVIAPPTDLISTAAIPLRPMGRSVGSVVLRARHGAPPLTPGQVEFTELAVAATARLLETEERRGAIVRRQAITAHVDPLTGCGTLDALDRRIREEFDRARRYDVTFALVLLDVDGMRVINERLGRDGGHRVLADLGRLLQRELRAPDFVARYGGEEFLLLLPETDLVGARDTVHRIRERLDSAGLGELQLGVRCRLTAGVAVYPHPGVHRPEDLFARVEAALLEGKGQDVDRIGSAA, translated from the coding sequence TTGCCTCAGCTGTTGGCGGGTGTGGCCCGGAGTACCGGACCGCGGCCGTTGGTGGTGCTGGTCGGCTCGCCCGACGAGCGTCCCATCGGGCTCGAAGGCGAGTTGGTGCGGGCCGGCTTCCAGGTGGCGGAGGCGGCCGATGTCCGCGCGCTGCCGGAAGACCGTCCCGCCCTTGTCCTCGCGACCTGCCGCTCGCTCGCGCTCGGTGGCCGCGAAATGATCGATGCGCTCGGCTCGGCTCGCCGCAGCGGTGCCCAGATCATCTGCCTCATTTCCAGCGACGATCCGACCGACCTGGTGCGCGCGGCGGAGGCGGGTGCCGACGAGGCGATCCTGCTTCCGCTCGAGGGACGGCAGTTGGTCGCCCGACTGCGCGCCCGCCTGGTGGCGCCGCGCGGGAGCGAATCCCAGGGCCGTGGCCACGATCTCCGGCTCTTCGAACTGCTGCAGCTCGTCGCGACCGAACTCTATCGCGAAGATATGCTGCACGCCCTCGTCCACGGCCTGGCACGGTCACTGGACCTCGCCTCGGTCAGCTGCCTGCTCCACCATCCCGAGGCGGCCGGTGGGCGGCTGATCGCGGCGACGGACTTGCCGAAACTTCGCGACGCCGACGTGGAACTCGAGAAGTGGCCGGAAGCCGTCGCCGCGGCGGCGTCCGGGCTGACCTGCTACCTGCGCGACGTTCGCGAGAGCCCGCTATTCCGGAGCACGCCGCGGCCCGGGGTGATCGCGCCGCCGACCGATCTCATCAGCACGGCGGCGATCCCGCTCCGCCCGATGGGACGCAGTGTCGGTTCGGTCGTCCTGCGCGCGCGGCATGGCGCGCCTCCGCTCACGCCAGGGCAGGTGGAATTTACCGAACTGGCCGTCGCGGCGACCGCCCGCCTCCTCGAGACCGAGGAGCGACGCGGCGCGATCGTGCGCCGGCAGGCGATCACGGCCCACGTCGATCCGCTCACCGGCTGCGGCACCCTCGATGCGCTCGATCGACGGATTCGGGAGGAGTTCGATCGCGCGCGCCGCTACGATGTCACCTTCGCGCTGGTGCTGCTCGACGTCGACGGCATGCGCGTGATCAACGAGCGCCTCGGCCGCGACGGCGGCCACCGCGTCCTGGCCGACCTCGGCCGCTTGCTCCAGCGCGAACTGCGCGCTCCCGACTTCGTCGCCCGCTATGGCGGCGAAGAATTCCTGCTGTTGCTGCCCGAGACCGATCTGGTCGGGGCGCGGGACACGGTGCATCGGATCCGGGAACGCCTCGATTCGGCCGGACTCGGCGAACTCCAGCTCGGCGTGCGTTGCCGCCTCACGGCTGGCGTTGCCGTCTATCCGCACCCCGGAGTCCATCGGCCGGAAGATCTCTTTGCCCGGGTCGAAGCGGCGCTGCTCGAGGGGAAGGGACAGGACGTCGACCGGATCGGCAGCGCCGCCTGA
- a CDS encoding peptidoglycan DD-metalloendopeptidase family protein — MIDQPGRGAQGDRASRVSVIDHRSSIILAYVLAFMVLCSASLAAQANPDLEASRRRLDQIRQEREQLQRQQQRITGQVSDVGAALRNIERQRDATTRLVSEIEKQIGGLGSQLERSAAEMTLAQDNLADRKAVLRRRLADIYKRGPLYTFQVLLAAESFGDLLTRYKYLYLTSRQDRALVGDVERLTKRVSGQRSELLGIRTELDRRRDEREAELERFANLADERQAQLKTLQRSSAQTQQRLTTLERDEARVNDLLASLERTRRTTEANRAARPGAVAPVPSGRNLSTADLGKLEWPVEGNILFEFGRDTLKNGGVVRNQGIGIGAPVGTPVKAVEAGTAVLVRRLSTYGLSVFVQHGDGYYSLYMQLQSASVTEGQQVTRGQVIGAVGGANSDRGPHLYFEIRGEQQIALDPLVWLRRRR; from the coding sequence ATGATCGATCAACCCGGCCGCGGTGCGCAAGGTGATCGCGCCTCCCGCGTATCGGTCATCGATCATCGATCATCGATCATCCTCGCGTACGTACTCGCGTTCATGGTGCTGTGCTCGGCTTCGCTCGCCGCCCAGGCCAACCCCGACCTCGAAGCCTCCCGCCGCCGCCTTGACCAGATCCGGCAGGAGCGCGAGCAGCTCCAGCGGCAGCAGCAACGCATCACCGGCCAGGTAAGCGACGTCGGGGCGGCGCTCCGCAACATCGAACGGCAGCGCGACGCCACCACGCGGCTGGTGAGCGAGATCGAGAAACAGATCGGCGGACTCGGCTCGCAGCTGGAACGCTCCGCCGCCGAGATGACGCTGGCCCAGGACAACCTGGCCGACCGGAAGGCCGTATTGCGGCGCCGGCTCGCCGACATCTACAAACGCGGCCCGCTCTACACCTTCCAGGTGCTGCTCGCCGCGGAGTCGTTCGGCGACCTCCTCACCCGCTACAAGTATCTCTACCTCACCTCGCGCCAGGACCGCGCCCTCGTCGGCGACGTCGAGCGACTGACCAAGCGGGTCAGTGGGCAGCGCAGCGAGCTGCTCGGCATCCGCACCGAGCTGGACCGCCGTCGCGACGAGCGCGAGGCCGAGCTCGAGCGTTTCGCGAATCTCGCCGACGAGCGACAGGCCCAGCTCAAGACGCTGCAGCGCTCCTCGGCGCAGACTCAGCAACGGCTGACCACCCTCGAGCGCGACGAGGCCCGCGTCAACGACCTGCTCGCCTCGCTGGAACGCACCCGGCGCACGACGGAAGCCAATCGTGCCGCGCGCCCCGGCGCCGTCGCGCCGGTGCCATCCGGCCGCAACCTCTCGACCGCCGACCTCGGCAAGCTCGAGTGGCCGGTGGAAGGCAACATCCTCTTCGAATTCGGGCGGGACACGCTGAAGAACGGCGGGGTCGTGCGGAATCAGGGGATCGGGATCGGTGCGCCGGTGGGGACGCCGGTGAAAGCCGTCGAAGCGGGGACCGCGGTGTTGGTGCGCCGCCTGTCGACCTACGGCCTCTCGGTCTTCGTGCAGCACGGTGACGGCTACTACTCGCTCTACATGCAGTTGCAGAGCGCGTCGGTGACGGAGGGGCAGCAGGTGACGCGGGGGCAGGTGATCGGCGCGGTGGGTGGCGCGAATTCGGATCGGGGGCCGCACCTCTACTTCGAGATTCGCGGGGAGCAGCAGATCGCGCTCGATCCGCTCGTCTGGCTCCGCCGGAGGCGATAG
- a CDS encoding glycosyltransferase, translating into MRFLTDVTADELPSLLQGATLALYLSRAEGFGMPVVEAMSAGVPVVIANGPHLRDAGGDAAVPVAPDDPAALAAAILGLLESSDHRSAAIGAGTRHAATFDTPALARRLLSVYDAVVSGGPLPDGPDTHLPAATPRPPLETTL; encoded by the coding sequence GTGCGATTCCTCACCGACGTCACCGCGGATGAGCTCCCGTCGCTGCTCCAGGGGGCGACGCTGGCGCTTTACCTCTCCCGCGCCGAGGGATTCGGCATGCCGGTGGTCGAGGCGATGAGCGCGGGCGTGCCGGTGGTCATCGCCAATGGCCCGCACCTCCGGGACGCGGGCGGCGATGCGGCGGTCCCGGTCGCCCCGGACGACCCGGCGGCGCTGGCTGCCGCGATCCTCGGGCTGCTCGAATCCAGCGACCACCGGAGCGCGGCCATCGGCGCCGGGACGCGGCATGCTGCGACTTTCGACACGCCCGCGCTGGCGCGACGGCTCCTCTCGGTCTACGATGCAGTAGTCTCGGGCGGTCCGCTCCCGGACGGACCCGACACGCACCTGCCGGCTGCCACCCCCAGACCCCCGTTGGAGACCACCCTGTGA
- the ftsE gene encoding cell division ATP-binding protein FtsE — protein sequence MIRFTKVAKNYPNGTGPALADVTFHVARGEFVFLTGHSGAGKSTLLKLMYGGEQPSSGDVRVSGFHIGALKRDEVPRLRRRLGIIFQDFGLLEDRTASENIAFALEVTGTRADVIPARVTKVLAQVGLLHKAEAFPRELSGGEQQRIAIARALVNDPPVLLADEPTGNLDERATRGVFQLLTDINAQGTVVVMATHDLDLVRMGGQRTLELRDGKLVFDSGRDGGPG from the coding sequence GTGATCCGCTTCACGAAGGTCGCCAAGAATTATCCCAACGGGACCGGGCCCGCCCTCGCGGACGTGACCTTTCACGTCGCGCGCGGTGAATTCGTCTTCCTCACCGGGCATTCCGGCGCCGGCAAGTCGACGCTGCTGAAGCTCATGTACGGTGGCGAGCAGCCGAGCAGCGGCGATGTCCGCGTCTCGGGCTTCCACATCGGGGCGCTCAAGCGCGATGAAGTCCCGCGCCTGCGCCGGCGCCTCGGGATCATCTTCCAGGACTTCGGCCTGCTGGAGGACCGGACCGCCAGCGAGAACATCGCCTTCGCGCTCGAAGTGACGGGGACGCGCGCCGACGTGATTCCCGCGCGCGTCACCAAGGTGCTCGCGCAGGTCGGCCTGCTCCACAAGGCCGAGGCGTTCCCGCGCGAACTCTCCGGCGGCGAGCAGCAGCGCATCGCCATCGCCCGGGCGCTGGTCAACGACCCGCCGGTCCTCCTCGCCGACGAGCCCACCGGCAACCTCGACGAGCGCGCGACGCGCGGCGTCTTCCAGCTCCTCACCGACATCAATGCGCAGGGCACCGTGGTGGTGATGGCGACCCACGACCTCGACCTGGTCCGGATGGGTGGGCAACGCACCCTCGAACTGCGCGACGGCAAGCTGGTCTTCGACTCCGGCAGGGACGGGGGCCCGGGATGA